The Juglans microcarpa x Juglans regia isolate MS1-56 chromosome 8D, Jm3101_v1.0, whole genome shotgun sequence genomic sequence GTCACTTCCTCAAACAAGAAAAGATAAATCCATTGTTTTAAAAACAGTAAAAGAGgatcaaaatgatttttctgatgAAGACAATTTTAACAATGAGGATATAGATCTTATTGcaagaaaattcataaaattcttgtttaacaagaaagctagtggaaaacaaaagcaaggtAAAGAactttttgcaaagaaaaattattctgaaaattggaataaagaaaattttaatgataaaaataaagtaaagtgCTATGAATGTTCGGGTTATGGCCATATAAGAATTGAATgtccaaatttcaagaaaagtaaaggaaaagcgTTAAATGTCACTCTTAGTGATAATTCAGATTCTGAAAGTTCAAGCTCATCATCTGATGATGAAAAATCTTTTATGGCTTTTTCTTCTATTGTGAATGATTTTCCTGAGATTGCACtaacaaaatctgaaagtgGTTGTGATTATAGTGATTCGGATGTATCACTTGTTGATGCTGACCAAGAACTAAGTTTACAGGAAGCATACAATGATGTGTGTGAAGAAGTGGTCAAATTaaagaaactcaacaaaaaGCTGTACAATAAATTTACTATtgtggagaatgagaaaaacaatCTCTCTAAGACATTAAAAATTTCTGATgatgaaatatcaatattaaaagaacaaaaggttgcacttgaaaaagaattgaaaaagttaCAGGAGTGCAAGAAGAAAATAACAAcatagaaattagaaaagatGTTGAGTTCTCAAAAATCTAGTTATAATCGCACGGGTTTGGGGTATATGACTTCCCAAGGTATGGAACTTAAAGGCTCATTATCCGCTGCCACTTCATCAAAAAGTATCAAATTTGTTAAAGGAAGTCAAGATGAGGAAGCTCTAAAGAATGCCGTATCTAAAACTCATGTTCCGAGAGCCTCACATGATAAATTAATGACAAAGAAGCCCAACCAAGTTAAGTCTAAAGGTAAGTTTATTCCTACTTGTCATCATTGTGGTATTCTGGGTCATATAAGACCATATTGCTTTAACTTgaataaagtgaagaaaaatgaaagtgaaagaaagttgaaaaggaaggaaaagacTCTAGAAAATCAAGTTGATGAGATGAGTCAACAAATTACCTTCATAACTCTAAAACTTGGTGAACTAGCAGAATTTTGCTTtcacaataaagaaaagatcatacaaagtggtattaatgaaaataataggcCAAAATTTAAAGCAAAGTGGGTGATCAAAGAAGATACCGTGTCACATTAATTGATAGGACCACTTGCATGTTCTTACATTCttccatttaattttattagtctaggacatgcattttatttttttgtttttaagttatgtttctgttttcagttttcttttttaataagaaaaataatataaaaaaaaaatttctggtttgtttctaattttttgtttggaagtacATGCTTGATATATCTAAGTTTTGAGCACATgtgttctcacaaaataaatttttgaacttatacATCTCTCTACTTTGTGCAGTTCACTTTGTGCATACTAACCCTTTGAATCATCTTGACAAAGTTCATTCACAAAGTACTGTGAGAAATTTATGTGCATGCACCTTAAAAttaagtttcatatttattattgagatgctcACCATAGAGGGAGTTCATGCCTTtaattgactaatactagttgaacctagtacaaTAATCGAGAGATCCTCCCTTGCCAAACACAAatagttgatccatatagaaaaagtcgGTGTTACATCATTATGAAAAAAGATATACATCATACACGGATCAATCCCTTAAGTTCTTATAGAAAAAATCGTGGCtcaaatcattgtggaaaaagatgagtaacaaaaatggACATGAAATGGGTTGTACAAACTAGTGTTTGGAGGAGATACTCATGTATCTAGGCCCTAGCATATAGTTTGGCTTTTGAGGTGAGTACAATCTCTTGGGAGAATCTATGAGAAGAAAATACTGCATCTATGAGAAGAAAATACtcataaagaataaaaaatatctaagagaaaaagagataaaaagttgctataagtttgctcactcacacactcacatgaactttgacattgatgatcttatgaggaGTGAACATCCATAGTGATTGTTACAAATGAGAGTGTGTAAATgatcagttctttttttttttttttttttttgaaacacaCTATGGTTAAACtaagatttttttaagcatGTTGCTAGTctcattattcatttttttaattaaaaaaaaaatcttcatcattttcatttatactatttttatggtaattttattttatatatattctcatgaattgttttttaaaaaatatatataaataaataaaatatgattgtttGTTGGGAAATTTTTTCTCGTTCTGGAGACTCTAAATTTTTAACTTAAGTCCTAGTAGGACTCTTTGACTTACGGCATGCGCATGGGACTTAGTCACTTAAGTGACTTACGGTGCTCTTTTTGGTCACAATAAGCCCAGCCGAGCCTATGTCCCTCATCTCATGCGATATAGCAGCCCACGACTCATTTTCCACATCTCACTCGGTGTTTCAACAAAAATTCACTCATATCGATTTCAATTCTCTTGGAATCAAGAACACACAAACTTATCTTCGTTTTGTCCTCTTCCAAATCAAGGTAAGTCTCTTTTGGTGTTCGAAATACTCATGTTTTAGGGTTCGGTATGCATTTATGGAAAATTTGTATGTGGGTATTGCCTATGTGGAGGCTGGATTGatctaattatttgtgatgaataACCGTTTCTTTGACTACACTCATATGAGAGTATTTTGTTAATGTATTGAGGACAATTTTTTGTGAGTTATGTGATTATACATTTCAGTTTTATCTTAGTGCATACCAAgtgtttgattttttgtctGAACCAAGTTGTCTCAATCATTTGCTCATTGCTTGATATACATTTATGCTCATACATCAGGTGCATTTTATCCATGAGAAGTTGAGACACATGAGAGTTTTTCATCATGactttcttagttttttttttcatcttgacACACATAAGTGATATTAATTCTCTTATGGGTATTGTCAGATTAGTGACAAAAATGAGGAGTACTagagcaaattaaaatattttggtattgtgaattttaGGGGGAGTTTGAGTAGTGTGTTGTTGAGGGGGAGTTGAAGAATTTGCTGCTGAAATGAATTTGTTGAGGGGGAGATAAATGATGTTAAAAGGGAGAAAGTTTATGTTTGCTGGACATAATTTAATGTTGGACTAAAACAATATTAgactttgaattaatttttaaatcttgtGAAATATGATTTAATTCAGTTTCAAatctaatttcattttattcaagTGAATGGTTTGACCTGAACTTCTAATATTAGTTAGTGATGCTTCACGAGATCTTGGTCTACTGGTTGTGTTTGTCTCAGGTATACTTTACATTCATCAAGTTagttttgtcaccaatccgccaaagggggagattgtagatGCAAGACATTCCTCAAGTTAActttgtcaccaatccgccaaagggagagattgtagatgtaaattttggctaggactaggtgactaagttgatgAGTTTAtataggattaggtgactaaaatgatagagtttatcttatcaataagtttgaatttgaatgaatgtaaaataattgttgacTTTATTTTAAACAACATTAAGTTTATCTAGGAGTCTTTAAGGTTGGTTAGATAAGTCAGCAACATGAAATTCGAATTCTAAAAGATCTGTAATTATCCAGAACAGAAGTTGAATACAGTTTAGTAACTACAGAGAAGAGTTATTGCGACATGTTAGCAATTCGTCAAGAGACGTCTTCGTAACAGATTCTATctgtcagcagaatcctactgaaactgaaactcttttcagattatttatttaaaggatcTTATTGGTTAGGATCCATATagattcagatctacatattttctagaacAATTTCTAGTGtattgtttggtgagaaaattcctttgtgaattttcatatttgtgatctctctttgagtgtgatcgtgcttcgTGTGTGGAGGATCATGTGATTGGATTTCAGCCCttagagttctaggaggaaagacaatatttgaaaatcacCAAAGGTTCTGGTTACTAccgcggtagaagacaaatgggtcgtttgtctgggcaagtaagagagtcaagttacaaAGGCTTTATAATTGATGAgtatttgtaattgattttcaaataataagattgactttccttggtttggctgccccgtagggttttacctttaaagagttctttaaagggtttcccttcgataccaatcttagtgttatgcaatttatttattttatgttattgattaattattaaattaattgcatgcttaacaactaaccaatttgttgagtgaatagGTAAATATTTCCACTACATTACAGGGGTACTTGGATAGTTTCAGAGATCaaatttagtctaattttaagctgagtctaatatccaaacacctaactctcaaatcactaaattcatcttaactcaaaacctctttatacgtgGTACCCACAACTTTtctcaactcaacacctctttacacatgagacctacaacttttttcaacatcccataaatacatctaaacttatattaacttccaaacaaatctaaactcattttgaaTGGCCtcctacaaaactcactctaccatttcaactcattactattcataaagaactcaactcaatttaacatccaatAGTGCCTTAAAGGCTAATGGTTgggttcttttttcttctctaactCCTTTCCCATATGTGGGTTAgattcaataaattttattgaaaaaaaaaaacgataatTCCTCTTTCTGTTGTCAATGAATTAAGCTTCTCTCATTACTTACATTCTCTCCGGATTGATCAGTCCATCTAATGTTGTGGTAAAATCCTGATATTTGCTcataaccaaaaagaaaaaaaaaaaaaaaaaacccaaataacAATAGCAACTAGAGATGATAAAAACTCCAAGTGATCTTTGTAATCAGCAATCTACTTTATGCAACAAGTAGTTGATTGCTTGGTGGCTGTGACTTCATGATCAATAGTGATTATCTTTTCTCCACTACAAAGAGTAGTACTGCTTGGGACTGATCCATTTGTTTTGGCTTCCAAGCTTTTTTGGCTTGTGATTTCATGGATTTTGGTAATCATATGCATGAATGCTTCCTCCACATTCACCTTCTCCAATGCAGATGTTTCCATGAAACACAAACCTTCTGCCTCGGCAACACTGTTTCCTTCTTCCTCACTCACCTCTCTGGAGTGACCCAGATCAGTTTTGTTACCAACAAGAACAACCACCATGTCTCCACTCCCAAATTGTCTTAGCTCCTGCAACCATTTCTTCACATTTTCGAATGTTGCTCGCCTTGTTATGTCGTAGATTAACATCGCACCTAGTGCTCCTCGGTAGTATGAACTGGTAATGGCTCTAAACCTATCACAAATAAGATTATTTTGAaccaatgagaaaaaaaattccgGACCAAGTGACAGTTTAACATGATATCATAAATATTGTTAAGAcatataaattaagagaaattgtaatcatcagccactatttacTCCCGCACTCTACAcgtgcaacttttttttttcataagatcatTTGGAGGTGTTTTTCATAATATGTGGAGTGTGGGATAGTGAATTGTGGCTGatgagaaatttttttcataaattgaataataaaatctactcaTTTCTATAGTTTACACTTATgagataaatgataattttacgtGATgtcatattaattcattttgcCACATGCATTACATTCttaaactataacaaattatgACACGCactctttttaatatttgaatatcaataccaacaaaatagaaatgacgaattacattaatattgatagttgattttatcttttaaaaagaatttccTAAACTTAGTAATTAACAACAAGACTATACTCTTaaagatataaataataaagataatatctatttataagtctTAGCTAGTTTTTATATACTCAACACAccattaaattttaattttttttttaaaatgatgatagATCCCACTATAATTATcagtttaaaatatatcatattttatcagATTATTAAAGCGTTTACCTTCATAGTTTTGCCCTCATTTTACAACTAATCCATATAATAATGCTATTTCATTTATAATAGGGAAGTGCTTGTGTGCTGTCCAGCTTTAACTGCAGGACGTATCTACATGTAAGAcgacataataatattattttttaaaataatcattttcttaaccaatcagtaaaaaataattaaaaaatatatatataaataattaaaataaaaaaataaaataaggcgacataataatattattttttaaaataagtaattgTGACGGAGAGGACAAGTATGATGCCAAATGTAATTCTCAAAAGCTCCTCCAGGTGGAGAAGAATGGCAGTCCGCATGGGAGATGACAAACATGTCACGACTCCTTGATTGCCGTGCAATGAAAAGATCATCTTCCTAACCCACcaatgaccaaaaaaaaaagggtagaaaGAGTAGAATAATAATGGTGTCACAAATTCACAGGTTGGGATCGATTTGGTGGtgtctcatttctttttctttcaactaTTTCGGGTGTGAAAAAAGCCTTTATGAATTATGAATTTGTACAAACTTTCTTTTCGGTTTCTGGGTCCCGCCTCAGTTGGATTTAtacattttcttcatcttcggcttttattttcatgatgATATCAAGGAATACTTTTGCATCACGGATCTGCACCTGCCTATTCTACTTATACTTTTATCTATTATTAATAGTTCGGGTCTAAactttatatagttattttatttttatttttattttttttaatttaaagagaTAGTTACAGTATAATAAATGcaattttaaaatgtgtaagttgaagaaatttatagattaactcatctcataaaattagttttataagaGATGATTGCTCATTCCTTATAAGCATATTCAAGATCTTGTCTACATGgaatatgagattatttctcaacaccctccctcacATGTAGATCAGTATTTTTTTCTGATCATTATCACGGGATAAGTAATGTGAGCTTTCATTCGTCCTATAGTAGACTCTGATATCATGAAGAAATTCTTAGGCTTAACTGATCTTATAAAATTGATTTGACAAGAAATGATTGCTTATTCTTTACAAACATACATAAGACCTTATTCACATGCAATAtaagattattcctcaacataAGCCTCCTACAAATCTATTGTAATAGTACAttctttttgagaaaaatgagacCCACtactaaaaaatagatttattccATCCCACATTTATGTACTTTTTAAAGAATATTACGTTGGCCTTACATACTCTAAAActatttaattgtttattataaactgagttattcaatttttaaattggtgTAAAGAGTATACTATACACGTCActcaaatgataaaatagaatttattagatGTGTTAACCACATCTAATAAACTCTACAGTAGAAGATGCATTATTCTAGGTTTATATTTGATCTTAGAATTTctagtaaatttttttacttaatttttatttatttatttgaaataaaacagTTTATATGGATAAGTTCGAAATCGAGataagaggggaaaaaaaaaatcaaaaggagaaaggtCTTCCTAATTGAACGTTTGTTTCGTCAAGGCTAAGATAACGAGTTTAGACATGGGACCCCCTCGGAAACCTACCTTTACAAGCAACTTTCCTGAGTTTCTGTTGAAACCACGACGaacccaaaaggaaaaaaaaaaaaaaaaaaaaaacacggatataattcaattttatagaatatataattgttatatctatttgtttgatcatatatatatatatatatatatatatatatatataaatatggatGAAAGTATGGTTTCGGAAAAGATGATAAAAACCCAGGTCTAAACAATGGATTAcagagaaaattataaaaagcaagaagaaattaaagaaatgaatTACTAACCTTTCTTGGCCAGCAGTATCCCATATCTGAGCCTTGATCAGCTTGTCTCCAACCTTTATATTCCTGTAAGCAAATTCCACACCTATTGTGGGCTTTGAATCTAACCTGAATTCATCTTTTGCAAATCTTGAGAGAAGGTTTGAT encodes the following:
- the LOC121243560 gene encoding ras-related protein RABA6a; the encoded protein is MADSFDEECDYLFKAVLTGDSGVGKSNLLSRFAKDEFRLDSKPTIGVEFAYRNIKVGDKLIKAQIWDTAGQERFRAITSSYYRGALGAMLIYDITRRATFENVKKWLQELRQFGSGDMVVVLVGNKTDLGHSREVSEEEGNSVAEAEGLCFMETSALEKVNVEEAFMHMITKIHEITSQKSLEAKTNGSVPSSTTLCSGEKIITIDHEVTATKQSTTCCIK